From Dethiosulfovibrio peptidovorans, the proteins below share one genomic window:
- a CDS encoding transcription factor, with product MAKSINRKIRHERLSQLIRQNPLLSDEGLAASLGVSVSTVRLDRALLGFPELRERARRMAERATSKLQSLKQEEFIGELMDLELNRWAFSVLKTRQEMAFRHTEFIWDHYIYAQASSLAIAVVGADMVIVGSVRGRFRAPARIGDVLMAKAKVGVHKGNKYIVSVRTRVGEREIFVGRYIVVALESREENKIRGESP from the coding sequence ATGGCGAAGTCTATCAATCGAAAAATTCGACACGAGAGGCTGAGTCAGCTTATTCGGCAGAATCCTCTTCTCTCCGACGAGGGGCTGGCGGCAAGCCTGGGGGTGAGCGTGAGTACTGTCCGGTTGGACCGGGCTCTTCTGGGATTCCCTGAGCTTCGGGAGCGGGCCCGACGCATGGCTGAACGGGCTACCAGCAAGCTTCAATCCTTAAAGCAGGAGGAGTTCATCGGGGAACTTATGGATTTGGAGCTCAACCGGTGGGCTTTTTCGGTGCTCAAGACCAGGCAGGAGATGGCCTTTCGACATACCGAGTTTATCTGGGATCACTATATCTATGCCCAGGCTTCGTCTCTTGCTATTGCTGTGGTTGGTGCTGATATGGTCATCGTCGGATCGGTACGAGGTCGTTTTCGTGCCCCGGCCAGGATCGGTGATGTCCTCATGGCCAAGGCCAAGGTGGGCGTTCACAAAGGGAATAAATACATCGTCAGCGTCAGGACGCGAGTAGGAGAAAGGGAGATTTTCGTGGGACGGTATATTGTCGTGGCCCTGGAGTCACGGGAAGAGAACAAGATTCGAGGTGAATCCCCGTGA
- the acpP gene encoding acyl carrier protein, whose protein sequence is MKKEEVLSRLKEIVVERLDVEEGLITPEASFVEDLGADSLDIVELIMGIEEEFDIEIPDEDAEKLTSVGEAMNYACTKLGVEG, encoded by the coding sequence ATGAAAAAAGAAGAGGTACTGAGCCGTTTGAAGGAAATAGTCGTCGAGCGCCTTGACGTGGAGGAAGGGCTGATAACGCCGGAAGCCTCCTTTGTCGAAGATCTTGGAGCCGACTCTCTGGATATCGTCGAGCTCATCATGGGAATCGAGGAGGAGTTTGACATCGAGATCCCTGATGAGGACGCCGAGAAACTGACCAGTGTCGGTGAGGCCATGAATTACGCCTGCACTAAATTAGGAGTCGAGGGCTAA
- a CDS encoding ABC transporter ATP-binding protein, giving the protein MTSPILQAQGISVSFGGLKAVQDVDLSINKGEIFSLIGPNGAGKTTFFNLVSGFLKPSSGKAFFMGRDVTAMAPHKIARNGLVRTFQKTNIFADISVAESVRIGFNMHHKSTLLDILCNGKVLREERKQIHDWGEDVLLFTGLAPWKHYLVKNIPYGKQRMLSIALALATSPSLLLLDEPATGLNPVETQELIDIILRIRSERGITVFLIEHNMRLVVSISDRIAALNYGKKLTEGKPEEVSQNPEVIEAYLGSRGAKCS; this is encoded by the coding sequence ATGACCTCTCCCATTTTACAGGCTCAAGGTATTTCTGTGAGTTTTGGAGGCCTTAAAGCTGTTCAAGACGTTGATCTTAGCATCAATAAGGGTGAAATTTTTTCGCTCATCGGTCCAAACGGTGCGGGGAAGACGACTTTTTTCAATCTTGTGAGCGGTTTTTTAAAGCCTTCGTCAGGGAAAGCCTTTTTTATGGGCCGAGATGTGACCGCTATGGCTCCACATAAGATAGCCAGAAATGGTTTGGTTCGTACCTTCCAGAAAACGAATATTTTTGCTGATATCTCTGTGGCGGAAAGCGTACGGATAGGGTTCAACATGCACCATAAATCGACGTTACTGGATATTTTGTGTAACGGCAAGGTCCTTCGTGAAGAGCGAAAGCAGATTCATGATTGGGGCGAGGACGTTCTTTTGTTCACCGGTTTAGCGCCGTGGAAACACTACCTTGTCAAAAACATCCCGTACGGCAAACAACGCATGCTTTCGATTGCCCTTGCGTTGGCAACCTCCCCATCGCTTCTGTTGCTCGACGAACCGGCAACTGGGCTGAATCCGGTAGAAACTCAGGAACTGATCGATATTATTCTTCGAATACGGTCGGAGAGAGGTATAACCGTTTTCCTGATCGAACACAACATGAGACTCGTCGTATCAATTTCCGATAGAATAGCTGCTCTCAATTATGGGAAAAAGCTCACGGAGGGTAAACCCGAGGAGGTCTCTCAAAATCCTGAGGTGATTGAGGCATATCTGGGGAGCAGAGGGGCAAAATGTTCTTAA
- a CDS encoding 3-oxoacyl-ACP synthase, with protein sequence MSRLQGRPVFVRSTGIAVPRRVLDNHDLAELVDTSDQWIVERTGIRRRHIASEDENASDLALEACRQTLKACDTDPESVDMIVVGTNSPDTLFPSVACRVQGALGAVRAGAFDLQAGCTGSVYALSLASSGIASGLWNRVLVCGVEVISRLIDWNDRGTCVLFGDGAGAVLLEAGEAPGVLACDMRADGTKWDHIVLPGGMSSRPASSDTVSQRDHYVSMRGNDVFKFTQRVLPSYLRGVCEELGVAVGDVDRWVLHQANMRIVSGVLRRLGVPEERGIHNLERYGNTSAASVFIALDEAYREGSILRGQGQTVVVASFGAGMTYGAWVYRS encoded by the coding sequence ATGTCTCGTTTACAGGGACGCCCTGTTTTTGTACGGTCCACGGGGATAGCCGTTCCCCGTCGGGTATTGGATAATCACGATCTGGCTGAGCTGGTTGATACCAGCGATCAGTGGATCGTAGAGCGTACTGGGATCCGTCGTCGACACATCGCTTCGGAGGACGAGAACGCCAGTGACTTGGCCCTTGAAGCGTGTCGACAGACCCTGAAGGCCTGTGACACCGACCCCGAATCGGTCGATATGATCGTCGTTGGGACGAACTCGCCGGACACCCTCTTTCCCAGCGTTGCCTGTCGGGTTCAAGGTGCTTTGGGAGCCGTTCGGGCGGGAGCCTTCGACCTTCAGGCGGGCTGTACAGGATCGGTCTATGCCCTTTCCTTGGCGTCATCTGGAATCGCCTCGGGGCTTTGGAATCGGGTACTGGTCTGTGGGGTTGAGGTTATCTCCCGTCTTATCGACTGGAACGACAGAGGAACCTGTGTCCTCTTCGGAGACGGCGCCGGTGCCGTTCTTCTTGAGGCAGGAGAAGCCCCGGGGGTCCTGGCCTGTGACATGCGGGCTGACGGTACCAAGTGGGACCACATCGTCCTGCCTGGAGGTATGTCATCTCGTCCGGCGTCGTCTGATACTGTCTCTCAGAGAGATCACTACGTATCTATGAGGGGTAACGACGTCTTCAAGTTCACCCAGAGGGTCCTTCCGTCCTATCTTCGAGGTGTCTGTGAGGAGCTGGGGGTCGCTGTTGGGGATGTCGACCGGTGGGTGCTTCATCAGGCCAACATGCGGATCGTCAGCGGTGTTCTTCGTCGTCTGGGGGTCCCGGAGGAAAGAGGCATCCATAACCTGGAGCGGTACGGCAATACCTCGGCGGCGTCGGTCTTTATTGCGCTGGACGAGGCGTATAGAGAAGGGAGTATACTGCGAGGACAGGGACAGACCGTGGTCGTGGCCAGCTTTGGAGCCGGGATGACCTACGGTGCTTGGGTATACCGTTCGTGA
- a CDS encoding 50S ribosomal protein L32: MATPKSRVSHRRTHTRKAQWLGKLSVPGLTACPHCGETIQNYHACPECGHYRGREAVKVASNKEQ; the protein is encoded by the coding sequence ATGGCAACCCCTAAGTCCCGAGTATCTCACCGGAGGACTCATACCAGAAAGGCTCAGTGGCTGGGTAAGCTCAGCGTCCCGGGCCTCACTGCCTGTCCTCATTGCGGCGAGACCATCCAGAACTACCACGCCTGCCCCGAATGTGGCCACTACAGAGGCCGAGAAGCAGTCAAGGTCGCGTCCAACAAAGAGCAGTGA
- the fabD gene encoding [acyl-carrier-protein] S-malonyltransferase produces the protein MGYGLLFPGQGAQTVGMGRDLCRYSAARDVFDQADRALGFDLSATIFDGPEENLTLTAYTQPAILTVSVAVYRVLVDELGLDLRPDFVAGHSLGEYSALVVSGSLSLDDGVRLVHERGKLMQEAVPEGEGAMAAILGLSPSDVETLCSEVDGDRVCEAANFNSPSQVVISGHDDAVRRAMKLAKERGAKRALPLNVSAPFHCRLMTAVADKLAQSMELCSWSDSRWPLVANVSGTPQTAVSAIQDGLYRQTYSPVLWVQSMEYMASQGTTSFLELGPGAVLAGLSKKCIKGSRTLSVGTVEGLDDVAAFLEEAH, from the coding sequence ATGGGCTACGGATTGTTGTTTCCCGGTCAGGGCGCTCAGACCGTGGGTATGGGACGGGATTTGTGCAGGTATTCGGCAGCCAGAGATGTCTTCGATCAGGCTGATCGGGCACTGGGGTTCGATCTGAGCGCGACGATTTTCGACGGTCCCGAGGAAAACCTGACCCTGACGGCCTACACGCAGCCGGCCATCCTGACGGTAAGTGTGGCTGTCTACCGTGTTCTCGTCGATGAACTGGGGCTTGATCTGAGGCCGGACTTTGTGGCGGGGCATAGCCTTGGTGAGTATTCGGCTTTGGTCGTCTCAGGAAGCCTGTCTCTGGACGACGGGGTTCGGTTGGTTCACGAGCGGGGAAAACTCATGCAGGAGGCTGTCCCCGAAGGAGAGGGTGCTATGGCCGCAATTTTAGGTCTGTCGCCCTCTGACGTCGAGACTCTCTGTTCCGAGGTCGACGGTGACCGTGTCTGCGAGGCAGCCAACTTTAACTCCCCTTCTCAGGTCGTCATATCGGGCCACGACGACGCAGTTCGACGGGCAATGAAGCTCGCTAAAGAGCGAGGTGCAAAGAGAGCGCTCCCCCTGAACGTGAGTGCGCCCTTTCACTGCCGTCTCATGACTGCCGTGGCGGACAAGCTCGCTCAGTCTATGGAGCTGTGCAGTTGGTCTGACTCCAGGTGGCCTCTTGTGGCCAACGTATCGGGTACGCCGCAAACGGCGGTGAGCGCTATTCAGGACGGACTCTACCGCCAGACCTACAGCCCTGTCCTGTGGGTTCAATCCATGGAGTACATGGCGTCTCAGGGGACCACCTCCTTCCTGGAGTTGGGCCCTGGTGCTGTCTTGGCAGGGTTGTCTAAAAAATGCATCAAGGGCTCCAGAACCCTCTCCGTGGGCACGGTGGAGGGGCTGGATGATGTTGCCGCATTTCTCGAGGAGGCTCACTGA
- a CDS encoding phosphate acyltransferase PlsX translates to MILALDAMGGDYGPRENCLGALMACESHSDLEVALVGRSDLIERELTSVSPEVRTRLHVVHADEAVAMGESPAKAIRSKKRSSLRVAMEMVRSGEAAGCISAGNTGAIVAGGVLVVGRISGIDRPGLGVVLPTLNKPTLLMDAGATVRCKPLNLAQFAVMGSLFMEHLLDVKNPDVRLLSNGSEEIKGDEVIAAARSAIVEISHLHFGGYIEGNAVPFGMADVVICDGFSGNVMLKSFEGLGELALKIFKDEVDRRLLAKLGLVFLLPMLRGLQQRFDYQRYGGTPLLGVNGAVIKAHGRSKAPAIASALGVGRNFVRKDGVQRIDQEVALLLPGVKA, encoded by the coding sequence GTGATCCTTGCCCTGGATGCTATGGGGGGAGATTATGGCCCCCGAGAGAACTGTCTCGGAGCTCTCATGGCCTGTGAATCTCATTCTGATCTGGAGGTTGCCTTGGTCGGTCGTTCGGACCTGATAGAGAGAGAACTGACCTCTGTGTCGCCCGAGGTCCGCACTCGGCTGCATGTCGTCCACGCCGATGAGGCCGTGGCTATGGGTGAATCTCCCGCTAAAGCCATACGCTCCAAGAAGAGGTCTAGCCTCCGTGTCGCTATGGAGATGGTGCGATCTGGTGAGGCCGCAGGATGTATCTCCGCAGGAAACACAGGGGCGATCGTGGCCGGTGGAGTCCTGGTCGTGGGGCGGATCTCCGGTATTGATCGTCCTGGGTTGGGAGTTGTCCTCCCAACGCTGAACAAACCCACCCTGCTGATGGATGCAGGAGCCACCGTTCGGTGCAAGCCCCTGAATCTGGCGCAATTTGCGGTTATGGGTTCTTTGTTTATGGAACATCTTCTCGATGTGAAGAACCCTGATGTTCGCCTTCTCTCCAACGGATCCGAGGAGATCAAGGGCGACGAGGTCATAGCCGCTGCTCGATCCGCCATCGTCGAGATATCTCACCTTCATTTCGGAGGGTATATCGAGGGAAATGCCGTCCCCTTTGGGATGGCCGATGTGGTCATCTGTGATGGTTTTTCGGGCAACGTCATGCTCAAGTCCTTCGAGGGGCTGGGTGAATTGGCTCTCAAAATTTTTAAGGACGAGGTTGACCGTCGACTTTTGGCCAAGCTAGGCCTGGTTTTCCTGCTTCCGATGCTTCGGGGGCTTCAGCAGCGTTTTGACTATCAGCGCTACGGCGGGACCCCTCTTCTGGGCGTGAACGGGGCTGTAATCAAGGCTCATGGGAGATCCAAGGCCCCGGCTATCGCCAGCGCTCTGGGTGTTGGTCGGAATTTTGTTCGTAAAGACGGAGTTCAACGAATTGACCAGGAAGTGGCACTACTCCTCCCGGGAGTAAAGGCCTGA
- a CDS encoding branched-chain amino acid ABC transporter permease — protein sequence MNKFAKVVLAVCFVLFLYWLPRFFTMDYYMHIFVMSEIYIVLALSLALVVGFAGQVSLGHAAFYGMGAYISAILSVRFGVSFWIAFWLAGFFSGLMSFCIGKLVLRLRGHVLAITTAFFGVLVTVIMNNWIDVTNGPMGIAGIPRPTPFSFFGWDFVFTTRIQYYYLGLFFVGGVVVLINKLVCSRLGDAMIAVRENEKLAKSVGIDVMKSKIFAFTLGGGLAGLAGSFYAHYILFISPVTFTINESINILVMVIFGGMNTIAGPIFGAISLTILPEFLRMAGELRLVVYGMALILFIIWLPRGIWGSIKVYLADKKS from the coding sequence ATGAATAAATTTGCCAAGGTGGTTCTTGCAGTCTGTTTTGTCCTCTTTTTATACTGGCTTCCTCGATTTTTCACGATGGATTACTATATGCATATTTTTGTTATGTCCGAAATCTACATCGTACTGGCTCTTTCTCTCGCTCTCGTCGTAGGCTTTGCGGGGCAGGTCTCTCTGGGACATGCAGCTTTCTATGGTATGGGGGCCTATATATCCGCGATCTTGAGTGTTCGTTTCGGAGTCTCTTTTTGGATTGCATTTTGGCTGGCAGGTTTTTTCTCGGGGCTGATGTCCTTTTGTATAGGCAAACTCGTTTTGAGGTTGCGAGGGCATGTGTTGGCTATAACGACGGCCTTTTTCGGAGTTCTCGTTACAGTTATCATGAATAATTGGATCGACGTGACCAACGGTCCTATGGGAATCGCGGGCATTCCACGGCCTACGCCTTTTAGTTTTTTTGGTTGGGACTTTGTTTTTACTACACGTATTCAGTATTATTATCTTGGGTTATTCTTCGTGGGCGGGGTTGTTGTTTTAATCAATAAACTCGTATGCTCGCGCTTGGGCGATGCCATGATAGCTGTGAGAGAAAACGAGAAGCTTGCAAAGTCTGTCGGAATAGACGTGATGAAAAGCAAGATTTTTGCCTTTACCTTGGGAGGGGGGCTCGCAGGTCTTGCAGGCTCTTTTTACGCCCACTATATTTTGTTTATAAGCCCGGTTACCTTCACGATTAACGAGTCTATCAACATCCTTGTTATGGTTATTTTCGGCGGGATGAACACTATAGCTGGTCCCATCTTTGGAGCCATATCGTTGACCATCTTGCCCGAGTTCCTTCGTATGGCTGGAGAGTTACGCCTTGTCGTTTATGGGATGGCGTTGATTTTATTCATCATATGGCTTCCCAGAGGCATTTGGGGATCGATAAAGGTATATCTTGCTGATAAAAAGTCATAG
- a CDS encoding branched-chain amino acid ABC transporter permease: MQQILNGVILGCIYALIALGLSLIFGILEMANFAHGEFYMLGAFMALFSMTYCGVPFFVSIILAMAGMAVFGMLIERFLFRPIVGKPLINSMLLSFGLSTVLANGALFFFKAEPHKITSGLARIRLNVMGLFLTGERLAILVLSFCLVAFLAWFIRYTRIGRSMRAVSQDRIAAQLAGINVFRIYTITFGIGGALAAAAGSMVGAMFFVSPEMGFSVTLKSFVIVTLGGFGKIKGVIWAALLIGLVESLGGGFISYAYKDAYPFLLLILLFILKPEGLMGGPHE, encoded by the coding sequence ATGCAACAAATACTGAATGGTGTGATCTTGGGATGCATCTACGCTCTTATCGCTCTGGGCTTGTCCTTGATTTTTGGCATTCTTGAGATGGCAAATTTTGCTCATGGTGAATTTTATATGCTAGGGGCATTTATGGCTTTGTTCTCCATGACCTATTGTGGTGTGCCCTTTTTTGTCAGTATTATTCTCGCTATGGCTGGTATGGCGGTATTTGGCATGTTGATAGAACGATTTCTGTTCAGGCCGATCGTTGGAAAACCTTTAATCAACAGTATGCTTCTATCTTTTGGCTTATCCACTGTTTTGGCTAATGGAGCGCTATTCTTTTTTAAGGCTGAGCCTCATAAAATAACATCAGGATTGGCAAGGATAAGATTGAATGTCATGGGACTTTTCCTTACCGGTGAACGTTTGGCTATTCTCGTCTTGAGCTTTTGTCTTGTCGCTTTTCTTGCGTGGTTTATTCGTTATACAAGAATAGGGCGATCCATGAGAGCCGTATCACAAGACCGTATCGCCGCTCAACTTGCAGGCATCAACGTCTTCCGCATTTATACGATCACCTTCGGCATAGGAGGCGCCCTTGCTGCGGCAGCGGGGTCTATGGTGGGGGCGATGTTTTTTGTCTCCCCAGAAATGGGTTTTTCCGTAACTCTCAAATCCTTTGTCATCGTTACTCTTGGAGGTTTCGGAAAGATCAAGGGTGTTATATGGGCGGCACTGCTTATAGGGCTTGTTGAAAGTCTTGGAGGAGGATTTATAAGTTATGCCTATAAAGACGCCTACCCCTTCCTTTTGTTGATTTTGCTCTTTATTCTCAAACCTGAAGGGTTGATGGGAGGTCCCCATGAATAA
- a CDS encoding branched chain amino acid ABC transporter substrate-binding protein, with protein MRKILLGMLLVFALGGMAFAAFPEGPIKIGVVLPTSGVLAYDGGLTLNGVKMAIDEINGEGGVDGHKIELHVEDSAGVPATSVAAIEKLVEMQKVNAVIGAFGSSCTLAMMDVARRAKVPLITPISLAPKITEMGNIWTFRGCDNSGMIAKAFVQWAVKEKKVDKWAYIAVNTDYGRGSVEAFNKYLDTFGAKAVLTEYFNQGETDYYPIVTKLSATEANGLCVFGETVDLSRVIAQFHEMGLSDKMLIMDSTGGVFNSKFIELAGENANGIVGASRFVSSIQTPEAQKFVEDYKKRYAVFPEKYAQAGYDCARMVAYAIKGAGSLDAEKIRSALAAIEYQGPQGKACFDSKNQLIIDEYIIAIEDGKIIVLAGPISVK; from the coding sequence ATGAGAAAAATTTTACTGGGTATGCTCTTGGTTTTTGCCTTGGGGGGAATGGCTTTTGCTGCGTTCCCGGAGGGGCCGATTAAAATTGGGGTTGTTCTCCCTACGTCAGGCGTTTTGGCATATGACGGAGGCTTAACTCTGAACGGCGTTAAGATGGCAATCGACGAGATAAACGGCGAAGGGGGAGTCGATGGACATAAAATCGAACTCCATGTAGAGGACAGTGCGGGCGTTCCTGCGACCTCTGTGGCAGCTATTGAAAAACTCGTCGAAATGCAAAAAGTGAACGCCGTGATCGGTGCTTTCGGAAGTTCTTGTACTCTTGCGATGATGGACGTAGCGCGACGGGCCAAGGTGCCGCTGATTACGCCCATTTCTCTGGCCCCGAAAATCACGGAGATGGGGAATATCTGGACATTCAGAGGCTGCGATAATTCTGGGATGATTGCAAAGGCTTTTGTTCAATGGGCAGTGAAGGAGAAAAAGGTTGATAAATGGGCCTATATAGCTGTTAACACCGATTATGGTCGAGGCTCGGTGGAAGCCTTTAATAAATATCTTGATACATTTGGCGCTAAAGCAGTTTTGACTGAGTATTTTAACCAAGGTGAAACGGATTACTATCCCATCGTTACAAAGCTTTCGGCTACCGAGGCAAACGGGCTCTGTGTTTTTGGGGAAACTGTAGATCTTTCAAGGGTTATTGCTCAGTTCCACGAGATGGGGCTCTCCGATAAGATGTTGATCATGGATTCTACGGGCGGAGTTTTTAACTCTAAGTTTATCGAGCTGGCAGGAGAAAACGCCAATGGAATTGTCGGAGCCAGCCGTTTCGTCTCCAGCATCCAAACTCCAGAAGCACAAAAGTTTGTCGAAGACTACAAAAAGCGCTATGCTGTTTTCCCCGAGAAATATGCTCAAGCGGGGTATGATTGTGCTCGTATGGTCGCTTACGCCATCAAAGGTGCTGGTTCGCTGGATGCCGAAAAAATCCGCTCAGCCCTCGCAGCTATTGAATATCAAGGCCCTCAGGGAAAGGCCTGCTTCGATTCGAAGAATCAACTTATCATTGACGAATACATTATAGCTATAGAAGACGGCAAAATTATCGTTCTTGCAGGCCCCATCTCTGTAAAATAA
- a CDS encoding ABC transporter ATP-binding protein — MFLKVEGLEACYGKVKVLHGISMAVEKGSIVALIGANGAGKSTFMMCMSGVVRPTAGKIILEGQSIEKLSPDKIVALGLSQCPEGRRVWAGMSVLENLETGAISIKNKKKVRERLEWAFEYFPVLEERKNQVAGSLSGGEQQMLAIARAVMPEPKLLMLDEPSLGLAPIIVEKVMSVIKNISQNGTTVILVEQNAFMALSIADYAYVLENGSIALSGKASELLENDTVRKSYLGV, encoded by the coding sequence ATGTTCTTAAAAGTTGAAGGGCTTGAAGCTTGCTACGGTAAAGTGAAGGTTTTACATGGCATTTCCATGGCTGTGGAGAAGGGCTCCATAGTCGCCCTTATCGGAGCAAACGGAGCTGGAAAAAGCACGTTTATGATGTGTATGTCCGGTGTCGTTCGTCCTACAGCGGGCAAAATCATACTTGAAGGGCAATCCATTGAAAAACTGTCGCCCGACAAAATCGTCGCTCTGGGTTTATCTCAATGTCCAGAAGGACGCCGAGTCTGGGCGGGGATGTCCGTGTTGGAAAATCTTGAAACCGGAGCTATCTCCATCAAAAACAAAAAGAAGGTACGGGAACGCCTTGAGTGGGCTTTTGAGTATTTCCCGGTGCTTGAGGAAAGAAAAAATCAAGTAGCTGGAAGCCTCAGCGGTGGAGAGCAACAGATGCTTGCTATAGCAAGGGCTGTTATGCCAGAACCTAAGTTACTTATGCTTGATGAACCTTCTCTTGGCCTTGCTCCCATCATTGTGGAAAAAGTAATGTCTGTCATTAAGAATATTTCTCAAAATGGAACGACAGTAATCCTCGTGGAGCAAAATGCTTTTATGGCTTTATCGATAGCGGACTATGCCTATGTTCTTGAGAACGGCAGCATCGCTCTGTCGGGGAAGGCCTCAGAGCTGCTTGAGAACGATACGGTTCGCAAGTCGTATTTAGGGGTCTAA
- a CDS encoding beta-ketoacyl-ACP reductase has translation MPKNERVALVTGAGRGIGRIIALELAATGHRVAVNYRQSEASAQAVVREITDVGGEAQAFQGDVSDSAVVSELFQAVAQELGPVSVLVNNAGITRDGLLMRMKDRDWDDVLDGNLRSAFLCSREAIKGMSRARWGRIVNLASVVGLIGNAGQANYSASKAGLVGLTKSIAREYAQRGITVNALAPGFIASDMTDVLPDAVRDEMLKNIPVGRSGTGEDVAKAVAFLVSDGASYITGQVLAVDGGMTMI, from the coding sequence ATGCCAAAAAATGAACGAGTCGCACTGGTGACCGGTGCCGGTCGGGGAATTGGCAGGATTATAGCTTTGGAGCTCGCTGCCACCGGCCATCGTGTAGCGGTTAACTATCGGCAATCGGAGGCATCAGCTCAGGCGGTCGTTCGGGAGATCACGGACGTGGGGGGAGAGGCCCAGGCCTTTCAGGGGGACGTCTCCGATTCGGCGGTTGTCTCCGAGCTCTTTCAGGCCGTCGCTCAGGAACTTGGTCCCGTCTCGGTCCTGGTCAACAACGCTGGAATCACCAGGGACGGTTTGCTCATGCGCATGAAGGATAGGGATTGGGACGACGTACTTGACGGTAATCTTCGATCTGCCTTTCTGTGTTCCCGGGAGGCGATCAAGGGAATGTCCCGGGCCCGGTGGGGACGCATCGTCAACCTTGCATCGGTTGTCGGGCTCATCGGCAACGCCGGTCAGGCCAATTACAGTGCTTCGAAGGCTGGGCTTGTCGGTTTGACGAAAAGCATAGCTCGGGAATATGCTCAAAGAGGCATCACTGTCAACGCACTGGCACCGGGATTCATCGCCAGCGATATGACCGACGTGCTTCCCGACGCCGTTCGGGACGAAATGCTGAAGAACATCCCGGTGGGGCGGAGCGGAACTGGTGAGGATGTGGCGAAGGCCGTGGCTTTCTTGGTCTCCGACGGTGCATCGTACATAACAGGGCAGGTCTTGGCCGTCGATGGCGGCATGACCATGATCTGA
- a CDS encoding enoyl-[acyl-carrier-protein] reductase FabK: MRLGKRVSDLLGVSYPLIQGGMAWVADASLAAAVSNAGGLGVIAAANVPPDILDREIQKAKDLTDRPFGVNIMLMSVTADDALELVARHRIPVVTTGAGSPGKVIERLKPLGTKILPVVPTTALAKRVERQGADAVIIEGCEAGGHIGELTTMVLTPLVAQAVSIPVIAAGGIADGRGMAAAFALGAEGVQVGTRFICAAESSVHDRYKQTVLSAKDRSSAVTGRSTGHPVRCIRNKLSAKFDEIERAGASVAEIEALGVGRLRAAVVDGDVEMGSVMAGQTAALVSRISPAEDIIREMCREAEDVIAGLAECAFPGEEIR, from the coding sequence ATGAGACTGGGAAAACGGGTGAGCGATCTTCTCGGGGTGTCCTATCCCCTGATTCAGGGTGGCATGGCCTGGGTTGCTGATGCATCTCTGGCCGCAGCTGTGAGCAATGCCGGTGGCTTGGGGGTTATTGCGGCAGCTAACGTGCCTCCTGACATTTTAGATAGGGAAATTCAAAAGGCGAAAGATCTCACCGACCGGCCTTTTGGGGTGAATATCATGCTTATGTCTGTCACTGCCGACGATGCCCTGGAGTTGGTGGCTCGGCATCGGATCCCCGTTGTCACCACCGGTGCAGGCAGTCCCGGTAAAGTCATAGAGCGGCTGAAACCCCTGGGGACCAAAATTCTCCCAGTGGTTCCCACCACTGCCTTGGCTAAGCGGGTTGAGCGCCAGGGAGCCGACGCCGTTATCATTGAGGGATGCGAGGCGGGAGGTCATATCGGCGAGCTGACTACGATGGTTCTTACCCCTCTGGTGGCTCAGGCCGTCTCCATCCCGGTTATTGCTGCCGGGGGGATCGCCGACGGCAGGGGTATGGCGGCAGCTTTTGCCTTGGGAGCAGAGGGAGTACAGGTCGGAACCCGTTTTATCTGTGCAGCCGAGAGCTCTGTTCATGATCGATACAAACAGACTGTCCTCAGCGCCAAGGATAGAAGTTCCGCTGTCACAGGGCGTTCCACAGGACACCCTGTACGGTGTATCCGAAACAAGCTATCCGCCAAATTCGACGAAATTGAACGGGCCGGGGCGTCCGTCGCCGAGATTGAGGCTTTGGGAGTCGGGCGGCTTCGAGCAGCGGTGGTGGATGGTGACGTGGAGATGGGATCAGTGATGGCGGGGCAGACTGCGGCGTTGGTCTCACGTATCTCTCCGGCGGAGGATATCATCCGGGAGATGTGTCGGGAGGCCGAGGACGTTATCGCTGGGCTTGCCGAATGTGCATTTCCCGGAGAGGAGATACGATAA